ttttgtatgaaactTGTTTCTGTTGAAGTTTTTCTGTACCCCAACATTTTGCTTCGTTTGATTTCTTTTTTCCTTGTGTATCATTATCCTTGGTCGTGGCAGCAACTAAGTTCTCTGTTTTTTCCCCGTGTAATATTTGTTTACCAGGATCTCATGGTGGCGGACATGGCGCTATGGGGGCAGTGCTTGCAGGGGGTGCTGCCGCCGCTGCCGCTGCATATGGTGCTCACCAACTTTCCCATGGCTCTCATGGTGCTCACGGCGCTCACGGCGGCTATGCGCATGGTGGCGGCTATGGATATGGTATGCCCCATGGTGGCAAGTTCAAGCACGGCAAACATGGCAAGTTCAAGCATCATGGTGGCAAGTTCAAGCACGGCAAACACGGCAAACATGGTATGTTTGGCGGAAAGTTCAAGAAGTGGAAATGAAGAATGTATAATCATGATACACACTACTAATCGCTTGCTGCTGCCTAATGCTTGTGTtgttaatatataaataaaaccATTACATGGTATGATGTTTActgaatccatcatcttttaTTGGTTGaccctttttcattttttccccCGGATATATCTGTACTTTCTTTTGGCTATGACAAGACAATGATCGCTGATGATAGTTTCAATTACCTTCCTGAATTTCATTAGAACAACACAATGATTGCTGATAATATGGGGATCCTTGAGGTTTTATATTGATTTATGCCTTTCTTGGCAGCAAGAAGCAATAGATTGATTAGCATGTTCCTTTGTTATTTATTTCTTCTAACAATGTAGCTTTTGAAATTCAGCATGGTCTAGTATTAGCGTGATGGAAAAACAAAATCATTCTCTTTTCCATGTGTGATATGAAATTTCTTATCTATTTGCATGGTGATCATACTGCTACCATGTTGCTTAACCAAAGCTATCTAAGTGGATATTTATTTGAGATGCTAACTTGGATATAAGAGCATAATAATAAAGAGGGATCATAAAGTAATCaatgatattaaaaaaaaaacacattagCTTATATTTCCCCGAAGTTGAATATAATTAATGGtaatttgatatatattttctttatgAAGGAGAAGTTGATTAAACAATTTTATGTCAAATCTCAAagggagagaaaaaaaattcttaaaaaaaagttataacAAGTTTGGTCAATATTTTGGTTTTCCTATTCTTAATCGCATCGATTATATATTGATGAGGCAAAGGCAAACACTAAGTGAGGTGTTTGAGCTGAAATTTTGTTTGCCTCATAACTACATGAGTATCAAACTATCTATAAGAACCGAAACGAATATTTAAAACTTTTCCATACCAAAATATCtcagagaaaagaaaatagggACTAAAAACTAAAACTCATTTAATTCCTAAATATCACGTGATAAGATTCAAGAGTAAATTTTTATAATGGTATTTGAGATTCACATAAATAAATTTAGGAGAAAAAGACAAATAGGTTCCTAACCTTTTATCCTGCGAACATTTTAAGTCCCCAACGTCCTTAAAAGTTGGATGGATCAATCCCTCTATCCAAATGCTTCACTCAAAAAAAAATCTGACGTGACCTGGCATTACGGCTGTCCACGTGGCACATTAGTGGAATAGAGCTTTTGAAAAATGGACAAAAAAGTCACTATCTCTTCCAAGAATATATCCGTCATCACTGCCTCCTCCCTCCCAACCCCACCAACTCTTGCTCTCAACACCTTCACGACAAAGCTTAGAAGAGAGGCGCATGCACCAACACCAGCTCAGAGAATCACTCAGCAGAATCCGCGAGAGCTTAAGGCCCCTCCAACAGTACCTTAGATTTCACCAACCAAACCAAATCACACCTTACCACCAAAGCATGAAAATACATTGACTATGGTACATGTTTCAAAACCTTGCATCATCCAATGTATTCCAAGGCAATATTGCCTATCATTTTAGCCAATGGTGCTGGGCACATTGTTACAATTTCAAACCTGGAAGGGTTTGAAGCATGTCCAAAGAGTGAAATGCTTAACCAAGCGAGTTCCTTTAGATTCAATCTTAAAGAGAGGAACCCTTGCCAATAGCAAGTTTTCAAGTCAAAAAATGCATCAAAGAAACGCCTGCATCCATTCAAGTCAAGCTTCAACAGAGTCTCCATTCCAAACGAGTAGAATTGCCGCCAAGGCACTCTGCTATGGCTATGGCTACACATGGTGCAACGGCCATTGGTCGAGCCACCATGTACCCTGTCGAAGGGTGTACTATCCCAAAAGTGCCGCCAATGGCCATTACATTCTGAGGGATCCTAGGAAGAGGTCCCCCCATTGGAATCAAACACTTCTCATCCTCCAATATCTTTTTCACTCTGATTCCCAAGTGCCTTAGCCTTGCAACCATCCTCTTCTTCACCTCCATGTAAGACAAAACCGGACGGCTAACAAGGGAAGTCTCCTCAAGAAAGATCAGATTGGAACTGAAAGGCATTCCATACAAAAAAATAGGAAACTTGGAATTATTAGCTCTCAAGTAAGGCTCGTTCCCCATACCTTTCCCTTGTGAAATTTAACCCCATTGGAGACACAACCTCCAAGCAATCCTCAAGATCAATACTCTCAAACTCATCTAGGGATGTCAATGGGGCAGGACGGGGGCGGGGGATGCCTCCCTACTCCCCATTCCCGCCCTCAGATTTGCTCCCTATTCCCCGCCGTGGGGGAATATTGCTCTCCATCTCCATTCCCCGCGGAGACCCCATTCCCCATCTACATAATAGTtctaactaattattaatttccatATGAATAGAGCTGCAAGTATCTATCTTATACAAAACTGCAAGATTTTATACAAAAAGTCTAAATGACACGATGGTGACTTCTTTCGAAATGACGCAAGCAAGTGGTTGAGGTGGGAGACGCGGCAACAGAGAGGAGAATGAACACGACGGCAGAATTACAAAAAAGAACGCCGCAAATAGAAATTACGACGCAGTAAGGGTGATGACACAGTGAGGTGTGACAATGCGGTGAGAAAGGTGGCTGCAAAGAGATTGGATGGAGTATGGACAATGTTAGGGATCTCTGAATTGAAGAAGGGTTATGCAAATAAAGATTAGGAGTTTTGAATTTCTATATATACGTGTGTGTGAGAAATGACTAAAGAACATATACGAGAAATAAACTATTAAGGATAATTTAGGAAATTCATAAATTTCGGGGAATAGCGGGGACAGGGCGGGAATCCCCGCTCGGGTCCCCGCGCCTGCTTCGGGGAAATTTCGTCCCCCATCCCCATCCCCGGAGAAAATTTCCCACAATCGGATCCCCGTTCGGGGCAGTCCCCGCATGGATCCCCGCGTCTCGGGGAGTTTTGACATCCCTAAACTCATCCACCCACACACCGTAGTTGTTAAGCCACATGGAGAGAGGGTCAGGATCAACACAACAAACCTTAATTCCATAGCGGAAAACTTGCTCTGCTAGGCGAGTGCCTGCAGGGCCAGATCCAATGATGATCACGTCAAAACAAGATCGATCGGAAGGATGGCACCATGGGAGATCAAAATCCAAGAGTTCAGGTTGATGGGCAGGCTTCAAGTTGAGGAAATTTCCAAACTTGCTGGTGTTGTTGTAGGCCCTGACTCTAAACCTTCTTGAAGTTGAAGAACATGATGAACTTGATGTGTAATGAGTTTTTGGGAGAGGGAATGAGGAAAGTGTGGCTTTGGTAGGTGGTGGTGGGGTAAACGACGTCGCATTGAGAGACAGGGACTTCTTTGtccatttttcaaaagttcCATTTCACTAACGTGCCACGTGGGCAGCCGTAATGCCAGGTAAGCAGAACGGGAGCCACGTCAAACTTTTCCGTTGAGCCTGACGGAGGCATTTGGACAGAGGGACTGATCCGTATAATTTTTAAGGACGTCAAAGACTTAAAAGCATTTTTCAATGGTCAGGGATGAAAATGTCTGCGAGGTAAAAGGTcagggacctatttgtccttttcTCTAAATTTAGTTTTTCAAATTCTAATTTCATTATAGTGGTCTTCTAAATCGAGTTTCAGATACCATAATGGTTCCTGGACTTCTTTTCGATATTGAATTACAGTGATAATGTAGTACTCCGTTGCTAACTCAGCACCAGAGAGGAGTCCAAAGATCATTATGATGTCTGGGGTTCGATTTGGGGGACTActataataaaattagaatGAAGAGGACCAAATTGAATAATCGTTAAATTTCAAGAATTATTATAAGGATTTACTTGTCTCAAATATTATAATCACAAGTATGCAATTTAAAGAAATCAAAAGGGTAAATAAGTGCACCTCACAAATCCAAATTGCAGGCTTCCATTTCTCTAGTCCGCGATGCTAATATAGTTTGATAAAAGGACAAAAATTTCCTCAATTGCTACACAAGATCCAATTGTTTGCTAATTCCTCTATAATAACTTACATCCTCAATATGGATACAAATCTTCTTTGCTTTTGTAAAGTATACATTGTTGGCCTTCACAATCACGGTTAGAAACTAAACCAACTTTGCACTTGGGTCTCTTCACCAAGGTGGATGATCGTCCTCTGGTGTTTGAGGGGGAATTGCTTTCCATCCAGGTTTCTCATCCCAGTACATATCGTAATATATGTGACCGGGATCATGATCAAGCACGCAGCACCATATGCCTACGTATCGCTTGACACGGTTTCTGAATCTCTCTTCCCTTTCCTAGAAAACATAGCAGCATGGTATCAGAAGTTCAGAACATGGTAACTATGTTTCTTTGTATCTTTGAAGCTAACTCAGTAAAATTTCATATTCAAGAAGCAAAATATGGCCTTACCTTGTTAGTGAAACCTGTGAAAGCATCTTGCACTGAAGAGAACTTGATAACTTTGACATCCTTGAATGGTGAGAAAATTTTCATAAACTGCAAATGCAAGTAGAGCAAAACCATGTTAAGTATCGCATTTCATAAACAAagtatatctatatatataaagcTGGTGCAGAATAAGAATATCGAATACCGTCTCTTCATTGCTATGTTTTGGAAATTTGAGAAATCCCCCAAGGGTGGTATTATCTGATGCATCACAATCTGGGGTTCCTTCTTTACAGAGTTGAACATCAAGCCATGAATTTTTAACCTGAACTCAGTAACCAAAGGAAATGACTTTTAATAATCAACAAAAAAGAATCATTACTCAGAATTGTTTGCAGTTAACATTGATTCACCTCCGATGGCAGAGAAGGATTATCAATTATTGAGTATTCTCTAATAGCTATTTCAGGGCCAAACTCTTCTTCTGGGAGTTTTTTCAACATAACATTCACCTGCAATGTATTGCATTTAATAAGAAGCATAAGGCAGTGATGataaaatgttttaaaaatcCAAGATACGAAATTTAAAACCATATTAAATATACACTTGTTTCAATAAAATGTTAAGGGTGTATCAAACTTACACTGACTCAAACTTGGATCCAAAAGCATTGATATCAAATGATgtaaaagagaaaatgaaaagagatCACTTGAATAGGAAATACCTCAAATACATGATCCAAAGGACAGAGAAAAGGTTGCCTAGTCAAAGTCCCTTCTAAAATGCCGGGATGAGGATACCATAGCCTATCAATCCTGCACCATAGTGGAGGCATGACCTAAACAGACACAAAGATCCAACTTTAGGATAAATATATTGAAACCATTTTAACATGTTACAGTATGGAAGAAGGTACATGGCTAACAAACGTATCAGTAATGAGAACTGTGTTAATAGTATTAAGCCAAAAAACAATGGGCATCCATAATGAGAAGTTACAATTCAACATGAACACAATGAGTGTATGATCCAAGAAATCAGTTTTTACCAGTGTTCTGTTCAAAAGGGAAGCAATTGCAAGTGCAGTCCTAATCTGTTTGATCTGCGAAAAATCGTGAACCATAAATATTAGAATGTTATAACATTATTTCCCTAAATATGAAAAGGATCAGGTCGATACATACATACTTGGTAATTAACAAGGGCAAAATGTGATTCAACATTATGTTCTCCACTTAACAACAAGCCTTTTGGGATAAATGGCTTAAATGACAAGAAGCCCCCTGAAAAGTTCTTCTAAAAGTTAGGTTGTAGCAATATCTCAGaacttaaaatcataaaaattcaCTGATCAGTTGACACACTAGAGTGACAACTTCTAATTTTTGGCATCAGTAGAacttagaataaaattaaaaggtgCAATGATATCGATTAATTCATGCAGCCAACCCCCACCAGGTGGTataaggctttgttgttgttgattaaAAGAATACAATTAAGTTAATGATCAGTGAACCCAAAGTTATGGAGCAAAAGCAACTGAGTACCTGGAGGATTATAGTATTCCGGTGGATCATGGAAAAGCATGGCTTCTCGCAGTCGGTGACGCTTTCCTTCAGTGCCTCCATATTGAAATGTTGTGTGCACAGCATAAGGCTTCAACCTTAGCTGCTGATACATAGCCTGCAGTACAAATTGTGGAGTACATAAACgaaggaaagagaaaaattatacttatgtatgtatgtatgtatgtatgtatgtatcaTACTGCTTCCTACCTGGACAAAATATGTATGGCCACTACAGAAAATACTTGCAGGCAAAATTCCCAGCTTCAGATTTCCATCAAATGCATAAACAAGTCCACTGTCATCACCAACGGATGGTCCTAGGCTTTTGCGTACGATATCATTAAAACCATTCTGATCCCATATCTTGTCATCAGCTAGAAGCATTTCTTTCCATTGCTTTGCCAGCTTTTTTGACGACTCTGAGGGTCTCCAATGGAAAATTCCTATGTTGTAGGCTCCACTAACTATTCAAAGGTGATAGACAATATCATCAATATAGAGTATTGAAAACAACTAAACATGAGAAAAAGCATGCACAATTAAAATCATGACAATCAAGTGCTCAGCAACATATCATTTTCACCTTCATTCCAAACTTCGAGACTATCATCAACAACTGTTGGTATTAACTGATCACTTGAAGTCAAAACATCTGCTTCTGGATAGCGAGCAAGATATGGAAGCGGGTTCTGTTTTACGAGTGCATAATTGAATGTATAAGTTATCAAAGAGTAGCATACCAGATTGTGCATAATAATGCAACagataagaaataataataataataataatgacaacagaaaagtaaagaaaagagATTAAACAAGATAAAATGGATCAGGGAAGAATGAGGGACTGAATAAATGCTATAGCAACCTGGAAAAGAAACTGAATGAAACCTCTGTCATTGCATACAAAGTAGATGAAAGGAAAACATTGTAGCCAATACAAACTTTACTTCTTTTGGAATTGAAATATTATTCAAAACAGAATGACTACAGAAACATATAAGTAAAAATGAAGATCACCTGCATCCAAACCATGTCGGTATCGCACATCAACAGCTCGAAACCAAAAGGAAGTATGGCATCTATTAGAATAACTTTTTCTCTTCCCATTTTATGAAATGTTGGAGAACCCCAGCCGACATCCACTGTGCTCATATGGCTGCCCATGTCAAAAACTGGTACCCCTTTCCAATATAGTGCCTCCAATAATTTGGTGTCCATCGCACCTGAAGAATAGATATCAAACACATTTTACAAAGATCAATTGATGGTGTAAATACCAGAAATGCATTTCTCACAAGGCATCACTGCACATCTAAGCAAGGAGCATAAAATAAGGCTTGAATGGCTCACCAACAAGAAAATTAGTGACTTCCATATCTGTCAATTGTTTCACCCAAGTCAGAATAAAATCCATGAATGCATAGTTACCAAAGGTCACTATTACAACATTATCTTTCACCCTTTGCTGAACCAGCTCTTTGGTCAGTCGGAAAGTCTCCAAAGCGGGCATCTTTTTGTCGAGTGGAGGAACATCCCATAGAGACTTTGTCGATGCATTTTGAGGCTCCAGAGAAGGTGGGGGCACATTATGAATCACTTCTGACTGGGAAATGTTGAGTGTTTGATCCCTAGGAGGCTGATTATCATCTGGAAAAGTAAGAATTAACTTTCAAAATCCTTTGAAAACATGATGGAAGAAAAACAAGGCTAGAAGTCACAAGTGTCTTATACAATACACCATTAACAAAAATAGGAAGGTTACTAAGTTACTAGCAAACGAAGACAACTCAACTAAAAGAAGTTCACAGACTATAATTGCATTGATGAACTATAATGAAAAACGTTGTTTGTTGTGCACAAAAATGCAAATCGGAGCCTAAAGAGGTGATAGATTTGATCATCTTTGTCTTTTTGAACAATAAGTAAGCTCTTCCAGAAGAACACTACACAATGTAGGGGGTTTAGCCTTTCCCATTAACACGAAACAAACTTTCTTTACGGGAAGAATGAACTTTCATGCTAAAAGGGTATACTAGATTTAAGCTAAAACTACCAAGCACAGCCACAAAAAGCTGCAATTTTTATGCATACAACAAGTCAACAATAGATAACAGAAAAATGACTTCCAACAATAAGAACACGCTACACTATGATGAGCACACAGCAACATTGTAACAGTCCTAAAATTCAGAAGGGTACATCAGATTCAAGCCAAAACTATCAAGTCCTTGCAGGGCAACAAGCAAAGGCATGATTTTTAGAGAGGCATAGAAGAGATTTTACTTCACAAATCTTCTACATAATTGAAGAAAAAAACTGAAAACTGATTCCTATGATAATCTACTCTCTTTCTTCAGCTTAAAAAAAGTGCTTTTCCGGCGAAATAAGCTGAGACAAACACACCTTTATTGAGAAAGCAAAAGACACACATGATCGAGAACGCATAGAGAAACAGTAAAAGGAAGAGTAACCGCAGCAGAAGTAAAAGAAGTAAGAAAGGAACTCAcgagagaaggaagaagaaacaGTGGAAGGTGAGGAGAGCAAGTTGTTGGAAGAGTAAATTGCAGAGAAGACATAGAAGAAGGAAACAACGATTCCAATGATGACAACGGTGTAGATCGTGAGGAACAGAGGCTTCGATTGGGCCACTTCCTCACACCCATTTCTCCACGCCATTACTGTAACCTCTGTCGCAAATTGAAGAACAGGAACCACTGCTAACTTTGTTGTATCAAACACATAATCAGCAACATTGGCTCATGTTCGTGTTTTTGTTTCTAGCTTCATTTCATTGAGTGAAGAACCCAGAACCCAGAATCGAGATTTGGGTTTTGGTGATTGGAAGAAGCAAATGAGATTGAAAAGTTTCCAAATTTTTCTATGGGTGTTGGTATCGATGATGCGCGGGGTTTGGTCAACGAATCAGTTTTGCTCAAACATGACTATGCCCAAATAAACAACAATATATCCCTtactaatttaataaatgaaaaaaaattaatcattttaattcctgcttactaatttaaaatcaatatttatcgATATATTTAGGATAAGgtatattttaagaaaaataaatttttttactagatttaaagaatttattttatttaatttttattgaataaataaaaatttttctattAATTTGGTATTGATTAatgtaatatatttaaatatgcatataattatattaatttttctcAACTTTAGTCGAGAGAAACTTGCTTATTCTTGGATTTTAACtttgtatttttctttctctttgatTGGATTTTGGATATTACACCTTTAAATTAAAGGACATCACTCACATACAAATggtaaaaataacttttttttaagtTGTTTGTTTAGCcacatttaaaaatatattctaagaaacataaattaataataaaaatataaattttgaatagaattgaatcaaaaaataaattaaaagttctaagaaaaaaaaattatattaataattttaactaatattaactcAAACAACactgaattttttaaattaatacaaaataatattttttaaaattttaattttacaataaatttttattcaaaaaatttaaaaataaataataatattagacTAAAAATAAAACCATTAGCAATAAGAAGTAGtagattaaaatataaatttttaaaataaaaaatattaaaaaaaatttaaaaaattttaaataaaaactcaactcgtaaaaatttattaaattctcaaaataaaaaagtattaaaatgataataaaataaaaacaaaaacataatattataaaatttataaagaataataaaaaaaatgattctgtaataaattttttgttaaaaatttaaattttaaacaatttaaaaaattgacatCAGAATCAAAATaacaattttaataatatagcaactttttttaataaagatatcacttttaatttatatcgtgtgtcaaaaatttaatatataagaATTTATTTAATAGACGAGATCAAACATCTTTATATAAAGATGTTTTGAACGTCTTTATCTGAGTGTccatctaaattaaattaatttatttaaaaatgatGCCATCTTTTCCGGTGGTCTAGAATCTAGATCTGAAGAAACATGAAAGATGAAACtgtataataaataataaataataaaacaaactataccaaaaaaaattaaaataatgatAAGTCATAGCATATAAGTAACATCCCTTTGTAATGCATGAGAGGAACGGCAACCTCAACCTGtatcattttcgaaaatgtaattataataatatatcaaTTTGCACTCTAAAATCAAATGCAagagacatgttcacatgatcgATTAAATTAAAGTCTACTGCAATAAGTTTTTTTCTGTGGTGACTTACTGCAATAGGTTATAGCTCGTGAAAATTCTTCACATGGTAAAGTTTActtaactatttttataaatgtTTGACAAAtttgttagaagaaaaaaagtcatttaaattttttgaaaattttaatttttaatttgatcattttttatttttgaatgcAGGAGTGATTTTGTATTCAAAATCTCGTTTAcaagaaataatatttttaaacttttgcattttatcaagggtttttagttattaatattcaatttttatttatttattattaacttTATTCTTTATACATGATATTATAT
Above is a genomic segment from Arachis stenosperma cultivar V10309 chromosome 1, arast.V10309.gnm1.PFL2, whole genome shotgun sequence containing:
- the LOC130965860 gene encoding glycine-rich protein A3-like, translating into MGGGKDKHDEGDKGLFTNLAQGFAHGGGHGYPPQQGYPPQQGYPPQGYPPQQGYPPQGYPPQHGYPPQQGYPPQGYPPQQGYPPAGYPPQHASGSHGGGHGAMGAVLAGGAAAAAAAYGAHQLSHGSHGAHGAHGGYAHGGGYGYGMPHGGKFKHGKHGKFKHHGGKFKHGKHGKHGMFGGKFKKWK
- the LOC130945413 gene encoding arabinosyltransferase XEG113-like gives rise to the protein MAWRNGCEEVAQSKPLFLTIYTVVIIGIVVSFFYVFSAIYSSNNLLSSPSTVSSSFSHDNQPPRDQTLNISQSEVIHNVPPPSLEPQNASTKSLWDVPPLDKKMPALETFRLTKELVQQRVKDNVVIVTFGNYAFMDFILTWVKQLTDMEVTNFLVGAMDTKLLEALYWKGVPVFDMGSHMSTVDVGWGSPTFHKMGREKVILIDAILPFGFELLMCDTDMVWMQNPLPYLARYPEADVLTSSDQLIPTVVDDSLEVWNEVSGAYNIGIFHWRPSESSKKLAKQWKEMLLADDKIWDQNGFNDIVRKSLGPSVGDDSGLVYAFDGNLKLGILPASIFCSGHTYFVQAMYQQLRLKPYAVHTTFQYGGTEGKRHRLREAMLFHDPPEYYNPPGGFLSFKPFIPKGLLLSGEHNVESHFALVNYQIKQIRTALAIASLLNRTLVMPPLWCRIDRLWYPHPGILEGTLTRQPFLCPLDHVFEVNVMLKKLPEEEFGPEIAIREYSIIDNPSLPSEVKNSWLDVQLCKEGTPDCDASDNTTLGGFLKFPKHSNEETFMKIFSPFKDVKVIKFSSVQDAFTGFTNKEREERFRNRVKRYVGIWCCVLDHDPGHIYYDMYWDEKPGWKAIPPQTPEDDHPPW